A stretch of DNA from Ricinus communis isolate WT05 ecotype wild-type chromosome 4, ASM1957865v1, whole genome shotgun sequence:
AAGCTCCTGTCAAGCTTTTGGACAAACTTATGCACGCCATGCCTCAATCCCCAGATGAGCAGCTGGTTGTGGTTTCTCAggtttccttcttcttttctgtATTTTGTCAGTGATGGTTTTACTTTGCTGATCAATTGCTTCCTAACATATTATTTCCTGACTGTTTTCTTAAAGGTTCTTGTGGCTGATATTAATATTGGTTATGAGGACATTGTTAACACTCAGGTGAGGAAAGCAATATGTAACGGTTGAATTAGTTTAAGGTACCTGTTATTAAATGTTTTCTATTGCATTTGCATGTGCTTATGCAGGTTCTTGCATTCAATGGCAAGCCAGTGAAGAACCTGAAGAGCTTGGCCAACATGGTAGAGAGCTGCAATgatgaatttttgaaatttgaattggAATATGAACAGGTATACTGTCTCCCTGTTCCCTCCTGTGTGTATGCTGGTGTGGGTGCATTTTTATTCTTAGGGTGTGTTTCTGATATtcatggtttttttttttttttttttttttttttaacttttgtgATCCTGGGCAGATAGTGGTTCTCAGGACAAAGACGGCCAAGGCAGCTACTGTAGATATACTCACTACACATTGCATACCTTCAGCAATGTCGGAAGATCTTAAGCCGTGAATTCAGGTCTTAGTGTAGGTATGGTGAAATATTCTTGTTGTAGCCTTGTTACCACCCTGTTTTCTCTTCAACATTGGGGTGGGTGGGGAGAAGAAAAATTTGTATTCTGGAAGGTGAACTTGCTaggtttatatatatgtaattgctGATGCACCTTCCTGAGATGCTGTTAGGGGTCGAGAATAGTGCGATATAGTTGACTTGGATCTTGACAGTATTTTGTTCCTTCCTACCAAGAAGAAGGAAAGCGCGTAAGATATATCAGCGAGGGCGATTTTCattgtcattttctcatataaatttTGGGAATTGAGTTGAGTATTTCATCAACGATCATTTGtagctttttattatttatttaattgaatagCAAATTAGCGAAACCTTATTAATAGTGAAATTGCTGCTGGTAAACTTTATTAATACCCCAATTGAGTCGGGTGGCGTCCTTGACTTTCCTTTTCCGTAATCAGACTCATTAATTGTCACTCCAGGTGGTTTGCTCAAAGCGTTGTATCTTGGGGTAATTACTATTTGGCCTtgtatcttttatattatacttatctttttttttttctttttttttatttaaaaattatatactttattttttttaattttatattaaaaattatctcGTTACAATcttttagttaaataattgttAATCTTTATTTACCCTTTGAAACACaaattgttttgtgttttttttttattgtactagaattcttttgtattttaataaaattaagttttactCTTCTTTTTAAAGCCAAAACATTTAAGCATCAAAAtgattaaaagttttaatttgatttatgaatttgttatCAAGTCGttttaacattattttttaatcacattagaacaaaaatttaatttaataatttttttatagttgcTTTAGATTCTTagtataatttagttttaataaaatataaacagtTTAATTACACTTATATTTAGAAACATTTcaatttctatataatttaattttaaattattaaaataaaaagttatttgaatctaaaatgtcattttaatattaatcttgttagtattagaattataattttcgTAAGGAATTCAAGGATTAACTAGCATTGACTTTCTCAGTGTTATTAAATACAAGAGAATATTGgtgtattaataaataaataataaaagatatattaaattaaaaaaaaaagaggtaaACAGTATTTAATTCAAGATATTTAATAgtcatttaataaaaatgactaattactaaaagaatataaaatgaaaagatgaaataaaacattattttaaaatataaaagaataaagggtgctaagaaaaatacaaaagagaTATAAGCCTGCACTGCAGGTCCACAAGGCTGTTTTAAAATGCGATGAAGCTTCTTCTACACCAGCCTCATTTGGACACAGTCGAGATTCTTTAGTTTGAAGTGTGAACACATATAATTTAGTCATAAGGCTTTTTAAGAAAAGGGCAATACAAATTCGCAATAAAATGGGAAACCAATCTAAAGCTACTTTCATTCGTTTGTTTATTATGTATCAATTAAAAGTCCCATGTGCACAACTAGTGATGGACTAGCTCTACTTACCTCTTCTCTATGCAAAATACAATTACTTTTATGATGGTCTCTTACTATGAGTTTGGTCCGATTCTTTCTTAACCCAGAAAACAGAAAGTCAAAGTTGTTGCTTTTTTAAAAGTTGAAAATAGGTTATGTTATATAATAGTATTAGGAGGAGAAACAATTTGAAGCTGGCGTGGGTGATTGTGGGTGGTAGTTGAATATGAACTTAACTTGTAATGgaaattatagaatatattaaaaggaAGAACACAGGGAAAATATGGTACTTCATATTGGGGCAATCAATTACTTGGGGTTGGGGCAACtgcaattataatttaatattgcaCAGCCACATAGGCTTTTAATCAGAGTCGgtaaaaaagatttattaatCAAGCAACAAATGCACATGCAACTAATCTGGAAGAAGCAGAGGTCAGCGGACCAGCCAAAAGAAAGACGAAGACTTTTTTTATTGAGTCTTCATGGATGAGATGAATCAGCTCcttgatcttcttctttttaagcAGCCCACGCATCTCACATCCCTAACCATCAATCTACCAAGTCATTATTAAACCCAAATAAACCTTACTCTTTCATCTTAATGGCAGATATAAGGCGCGAAAATGGAGTCCACATAAAGTCTCGAACATTGAATTCCACCTCTGTTGACAATGGTCTCCCCTTCATTAACAACGTTCAGACCATCAATTCCAATCACCCACCGGAGACGCCACCACCACCGGTGGTTAATGCTGAGGTGGTTGCCTCTGTTGGGAGGGTGGCGCCGGAGATGGACGCAGTGGTGAAGGTGTTTTGTGTGCACACGGAGCCCAATTATTCGTTGCCGTGGCAGAGAAAGAGGCAGTATAGCTCCACTAGTAGTGGGCTTGTTATTGGGGGGAAGAGGATTTTAACTAATGCGCACTCTGTTCAGCATTATACTCAGGTTAAGCTCAAGAAACGTGGCTCTGATACTAAGTATTTAGCCACTGTTCTTGCTATTGGAACCGAATGTGATATTGGTAAGATGTTAaagagatttttaattttcttttgaaaaaacaagttaaatgtGTTGATTTATCTTTTCTAACATGTATATCTGTCTGTGTGGCTGCATATAATGATTTGCAGCTATGCTAacagttgatgatgatgagttCTGGGAAGGAGTATCACCTGTTCAGTTTGGTGAATTGCCTGCGCTTCAAGATGCTGTGATTGTTGTTGGATACCCAATTGGAGGAGATACAATTTCTGTGACAAGTGGTGTTGTTTCAAGAATAGAGATTCTGCCTTATGCCCATGGTTCCACGGAGCTTCTGGGCTTGCAGGTTAGCTTTTTCATTGTTTGTGTTGGTAATTAACTTGTTGAATGATTGACCTTATCTATACCTCTCGTGTGGTTGCTGTGCAGATAGATGCTGCTATCAACTCGGGAAATTCTGGTGGACCTGTCTTTAATGATAATGCACAATGCGTTGGCATTGCATTCCAGTCCTTTAGTCACGCGGAAGCTGAAAATATAGGTTATGTCATACCAACACCAGTTATCACCCACTTTATCCAAGATTATGAGAAGAACGGAGCATATACAGGTTGGTCATTTGATTTGCCTTCTCACTGAATACTATTACAGTTCACAGGcatgatatatatacatgtgGTTTCTGTACTTCTGTAGATAATGTGAAATAGAACTGAAAACTGCATGTTGATAGTATCCCATGATTCATTGCACTTGATTAAAATCTATGATCATATGCCACATTTCAGGATTCCCTTTGCTTGGGATTGAATGGCAGAAAATGGAAAATCCAGATTTGCGTATGGCAATGGGAATGAAACATGATCAGAAGGGTGTTCGAATCAGAAGAATTGAACCCACTGCTTCAGAATTTGAAGTCTTAAAGCCATCTGACATTATTCTCAGTTTTGACGGCGTCGATATTGCCAATGATGGGACAGGTAAGCGTCTGTTTTCTATTTGTCGGGCAGGCACCTGAAGCCTAAATGGATGCATATGCATATGAAAATAAACTTGTTAACTTAGATATTCATGTTGCATTGTCTGCATTTCATCCCTTCCTTTCTGTTTCTTCAGTTCCCTTTAGGCATGGAGAGCGGATAGGTTTCAGTTACCTTGTTTCCAAAAAGTATACTGGCGATTATGCGGCAATTAAAGTTCTCCGCAATTCTGAGACTCTAACATTTGACATCAGACTTTCGGTTCATGGGAAAATCATTCCGCCACATGTCCAAGGCAGAccttcttattatattattggaggATTTGTGTTCTCAGCAGTCTCTGTTCCATATCTCCGTTCTGAGGTCCGTAATTTCAGCTAAACATTTGTTTGCATATGTAATTAAGTTGCGAACTGATGCAATTATTTTGCTACAGTGTCATCTACTtcattattcaatttttatttttccatctTTTTTCGAAGTGGGCAACAACTTATTTTGTCGGATGAGCAAACTTTAATTTCGATTTTGGCTTGTTGAGAATGCACTGCTGTCTAGTAAATGGTTCACCTAGTCCAAAAAGTGCTCCGGCTAGTGGGGGCGCAGCCTGAGTATTGGTGCATATGCACTGCCGTGTAATTTTTGCTATCATCATGAAGACAAGGAGCATTAAATTCTGCGCAGGTTACATGTTGTCCATGGGCTTGCTTGTGCAGGTGCTTTTGGGTTTAAATGTAATAACAATGTTATCTATATAATAAGCGGACTAAGCATTTTAGGTTCTTTAAGTGTTACTTCGGTATATATTGTCTATTTCATTTAGATTCAGGTTCATCTATATAGTTttccattaatatttttctatgaaACATCTGAGATGCTAATCTTGTTCTTCCTCACTATTTGTAACTAGTTTTTATGTCTAACTTTTATGCAGCCTTAGATATGTCtcttaatgattttattccttttgcATGTTTTTACAGTACAATAACTTTGATGAAATTCCTGTTAAGCTTATGGACAAACTTATGCACTCAATGTCTCAATCCCCAGATGAGCAGCTTGTTGTAGTTTCTCAGGTTTCCACTCTGCTTTCTCGATTTCGGGAGTGGTGTTTTTTACTTTGTTGATACTCTGCTTACTAACATATTATTCCTCGCCGCGCGCTTTCTGGCAGGTGCTTGTGGCTGATATTAATATTGGTTATGAGGATATTGTTAATACTCAGGTGAGGAATGCAATCTGTCATGGCTAAATTGGTTTAGCTTGCCTGTTGCTAATGTCTTCGATTGCATTTTCAGGTTTTTACTTTCAATGGCAAGTCCGTGAAGAACCTGAAGAGCTTGGCCAACATGGTAGAATGTTGTAATgatgaatttttgaaatttgaactGGAACAAGATCAGGTGTGCTCTTTCTCCTTCTCATGCATTATTTATGCAAGCTAGTGCAGCATATATACACCAGTTCTGGTTTTACTGGGCTGACATTTATGGttctttcttgctttttttttttttttttttcttttctcccgGGCAGATAGTGGTTCTCCGGACGAAGACTGCCAAGGCAGCCACTATTGATATTCTTACGACACATTGTATACCTTCAGCAATGTCACACGATCTTAAACCGTGAAATTGGGTCTTTAGtgtattcatatttttttggttAACAATGTATGTAGATTTCAGCATTCTTGTTATAGCTCCGTTACCACCATAATTTGGCGTTGATTGTAgataagaaataagaaaaattagtttataataGTGCTCAAGATAAATCAGTCAGGCCGGAACCctttttgtctttttccttttttttttttttttacttttcataTAAATCTAAGAAATGAGTTGGGTATTTGATCAATATTCAATTGTAGCTTTTTGATTGAGTAGCGAATCAGAGAGACCTCATCAATACTGAAGTTTCTACTGTTTGAGTTGAACGCTTGTTTACTCTTTACTGATTTCATTAAGGCCACCACAGCATTTTAATGCTGCCTGCCTCTATATGTGCATCATTTTGACGCCAAAGTCATGAGGGAGGGATGTTTTGCCTGGCAGGTCAGATATGTTGAAATGGAAACTGGAAGTGTTATAACTTCTTACCACTTTTCCAAAAGGAAAGCCAAGAAATTCTACATTACATGATAATGGCATCCTGTATAATCAAGTTTCgtttatacaataaaaatgcATACATCATAAGAAAAGCTACAAAAATCTCACATGacctaaaataataaatattgataGCGACAAGCTAGGCAATGATCCTGTGACTCGAGAATTTACTGCTGTTAGAACAGTGAAAGAAGTTGGCTCAGGATGTGATGACCCTACTGGAGGACCTTTGCAAAAGTTTATTATTAAGGCTCCTGAAATGGATACCCAGTGCccaatattttctatttggcCTTTTGAGCTTTTCAAATTTAACTACTCCATCCTAAATTTGAAGTCAGAAAAAAGTTTACGGCAACGCTTTCCTCACAATCACAACCCACCTTAGTTTTGCATTCCAGCCAGAAGGAAGTTAAGTCTTTCGGATCCCTAATAAAGCTACAAATTTACTATGTCTTGGAAATAAAATGGATAATAATTTTCAATAGTTGATGGATTAAAGAGCCAGggcattttcaatttcttcctaTCTGCAAAGTCCACAATgttaaagaaagatgaaaaatggaaaagagaAGAACCTGGAGATCACtgcaagaaagaaagtaaaagcaGGGATTAATTGGGCCATAGCATAAGCAAGAGTAGGAGAACTGTAGCTTAAGCCAGTGAACAAAGAATTCTGCATCATATACAATTCCTGTAGAAAATGGAAATGATGAAtgtagaaaatagaaatgatgaattttttatatgtaaattcTGATATTTTACAATTGATTGTGTTGGTATTTATATGTACATGTCCAACGGTAGCCTATTCTACTTGGTTGCCTTGGTATTTCTGTCCAAcgtccctttctttttttaggaAAGGTTGGAGCGgcctttccttgccacagggatggttgctccctttcttGAGGCTGATGATGAGCGCCGCAGGCCATTTGCTGCACGGTGTCTCGAGGCCATACTTGctttatttgctctttcaacactccccctcaagttggGTTCATAGAGGTTAATCGAACCCATCTTGCTTAAAATTGAGTGATGCGTCTGTTTGTCAAGTGCCTTTGTAAGGATGTCTGCCAGTTGGTCCTGGCTCTTGATATAAGGAGTTTCAATTTCTCCCTTTTGAACTTTTCCCCTGATGAAGTGGCAATCCACTTCAATGTGTTTAGTTCGTTCATGAAACACAGGGTTTGATGCAATGTGACGGGCAACTTGGTTATCACAATGCATCGTCATAGGTCCGTCGATTTCAATCTTCATGTCTTTGAGGACTTGCTTGATCCAAATGAGTTCGCTAGCTGTAGATGCCATTGCACGGTATTCAGCTTCTATGCTAGATCTAGCAACAACGTTTTgctttttgcttttccatgtTACCAAGTTTCCTCCTACAAAGACACAAAAACCAGTGGTTGATTTTCTGTCACAGCTTCCAGCCCAATCTGCATTAGAGAAACCAACtatagaattagaattgttATTCTTCATCCATATTCCCTGTCCTGGGGTTCCCTTTAGGTATCTGAGTGTCCTATCTATAGCTTCTAGGTGATAGGTGCAAGGGGCATGCATAAACTGGCTCACCATACTTACTGCGAATGATATGTCAGGTCTAGTGACAGTAAGATATATTAACTTTCCTACCAAACGTTGATAATGTCCTATGTTGGCTAAAGGTTTTCCATCTTCCAGATTGAGTTTGACTTTGGTTTTCATAGGAGTGTTGCAGGTTTAGCCCCTAATTTTCCAGTTTCTTTTAATAGATCAAGAGTGTATTTCCTTTGACATAAGAATAAACTTTTAGTAGACTTTGCCATTTCTATGCCTAGGAAATATGAGAGCTGCCCAACGTCCTTAATATCAAACTCTTTCTTTAGACTTTGTTTGACATCCTTAATACCTTGATCATCATTTTCTGTTATTATGATATCGTCAACATAGACTAGAATAATGATAGTGTGTGTATGATTATGTTTAACAAACATAGAGGAGTCAgaatcacatttaataaaagcaatttttaatagaaagaGGCTTAgtttggcataccatgctctcGGAGATTGTTTAAGCCCATAGATGGCCGTTTTTAGCTTACATACCAGGGAAGCATTTGAGGCTGATTTGTGGCCAAATGGGAGAGTCatataaacttcttcttctaggtTTCCTTGTAAAAAGGCGCTCTTAACATCCATTTGGAATAGGCTCCACCTTTGATTAGTTGCAACTGAGAGAAGAATTCTGACAGTGTTCATCTTGGCAACCGGAGCAAACGTCTCTTGGTAATCAACTCCATAAGTTTGAGTGAAGTCTCTGGCGACCAGTCTGGCCTTGTATCTCTCAATGGTCCCATCACtattatactttattttgtatatccATTTGTATCCAACGAGTTTCTTATTTGCAAGAAGAGGTACAATATCCCAAGTGTCATTCTTTTCTAACGCTTGAAGTTCTTCTTTCATAGCCCTACACCATTTGGGATAGGTATTGGCTTCGTAAAAGTTGGTTGGCTCAAGATGAGATGAGATCTGGCTTAAGTAGCTACGGTATTGGCTTGATATAGTATCATAGGACATAAAAATTTGGATAGGATAAGATACCGAATGAGATACATAATCTCTCAATTTCAGGGGGAGGTGAGTTTGACGAGTGGACCTTCTCAAGGTGATTGCTTCCTCATGAGGTTGAGGTTGGATTCCAGAGATTGTATCTCCAATTGTATTGTCTCCCCTTGAAGGAATTGACCTTGAGCCTGGGGACGACTCCCCCTGTAGAAAATCCTGAGTAGGGCTGCTAAGATAAAAATCAGAGTTAGGCGAAAATACTAGTGGGCAAGGCCCATGAGGATTACCATAATTTCGGGTGGTGTAATAAGGAACTGTCTCAAGAAATGAGACATCGCGAGAGATGTAGGTTTTATGAGTATAGGGGTCATAACATTTATATCCCTTTCTAGTGGAGGAATATCCTAAAAACAGGGTTTTAACAGAACTTTTATCGAGTTTGTGTTAACGGATGATGTGAACATAACAAACATAGCCAAAGACCTTGAGGTGactcaaatcaatttttctaCCTTTGAGAACCTCTAGGGGACTCAAATGCTTTAAAATGGCAGTGTGGAGTCTGTTAATCAGGTAGGCAGCAGTTAAAAGGGTATCTGACCAAAAAATCAATGGgacattattttgaaaaaggagAGTACGAACGACATTTAAAAGGTGTCTATTTTTACGTTCAGAAATACCATTTTGTTCAGGAGTATTGATACAAGTGGTTTGATGAACAAtccctttttatttaaagaatgTAGAAAAATTTTGGTTTATGTACTCTGTACCGTTGTCAGAGCGAAACTTTTTTAAAGAGATTGATTTTGTATGAAATTATAGAATTCTTGGAAATgagaaaaaacttcattttttccttttagtaaATACACCCAGGTAGTACGAGAATAATCGTCAATGAaagtgataaaatatttaaaatgattataggAAGTAACAGgggcaggtccccaaacatcagagtgaattaaatcaaaagcTTTTTCAGATACACtggaagataaaaaaaaaggtaatcGAGTgtgtttagaaaatttacacGCATCGCAATTGCTGGAATTTAAGTTATAaggaaataatttattcaaaacaTTGTCGGATGGATGCCTGAACCGCTGATGCATTAACATGCATAGGGTTTGTTGACAAAAAACATTTCTTGGGTGGAGCATAAAGGTAGTAGAGGCCATTTTCTAGTTTTTCCtcaccaatcgtcttcccGAAAATTCGATCCTGAAATATGACTGAGGTAGGTGAGAAGATGACATTGCAATTTAAATCACAAGTAATTTTACCCACAGATAAtagattagatttaaatttaggcaaatataaaatattttcaatgtGAGAGTTAAGTAAATTTAAAGTGCCATATCCCTGAATTTTGACTTTTTCTCCATTGGCAACAGTCACATGGTGGGAATTGGAAACCAAATTAAGGTTTTTGAAGTTTTTTGGATCCCATGTCATGTGATCTGTTGCCCCTGAGTCAATAATCTAGGATTTTTGATAGGGTTGTGAAGAATTTTGTAAGGAATTTAAAGCAGTTTGAACCGAACCTGACCTGTCGAGTTGAGTTGACCCGAACCTGTTGGGTTGGAGAACCAAGGACTGTAATTGGGCCAACATTTCGGCCACTTGGGCCTGCTGCGTCTGCTGGGCCTGTAGAGCCTGATGGGCCGGCTGGGCCTGGAAGGCCTGTTGAGCCTGGTGGGCCTGATGGGCCTGGTGGATCGGGCCGGATTCGGAGGAGTCGGGTCGGGTCCAGTTCGGTTGATCCGGGTCGGGTCGTCATATAACTATCCACATATGACGCCCAGCCCCCATAATCCCTTTTTTTCCTTAGGGTTTCCTTCGggccttcttcttcctcctcttctCGCCCCTTCGCCGCTCTCCCTTTCCCAACCTCGGGTTGGCTTGAGCTCCGGGTGCGGTGCTGTAGCGCGATTGGGACCGCTGTGCGATGGTCGCATCGCTCGTGCTCGCCTCTCCTGCTCGGCCTTCCCGGTGAGATTGGGGCGACGCGATGCAAAGGCTTGATTCTCCGCGAGTTCAAGAGAGGCCGAGGGATTCATTAGATTCCTTCGCGTCTCCTCGCGTTGAATCACAATGCGATGTTCGGCGATTCGGGGACAGGAGGATTTGAGACCCCAAGCTCTCGTAGCTTGAGTCCAATCCTCCCAGGTAAGTAAATACGAGGTCATTCTCAGCTCGTTTTTGAATTTTTGCTGCGTCTGTTGAAGGAGGTAAGTAGTTTTGAAGCTCTTCCCATCTTGTCAATATTTATGTGGCATATTGCGAGCTTGATTTTGTGCCTTGTGTGATTCTGGTCAATTCTTGTTTAAGATTGAAAATATGAGCAAAATTTTGTTGATGGCCATATAGGCCTTTTACCTTGTCCCATATTGCTTTTGATAATTCCAGCAACATACAGAGCCTGGAAATTTAGGGCTCCATAGTGCTGGTAAGCAGCGACATGACCATGTGGTTTGTCGTCTGccattttttgattttttctgcttcttcttctgtcGGGATTTCTGGTATAGTAGGTTTGGGTTTGGGTTTAGTCCCTGTTATGAACCCTAATTTCCTTCCGCCACTAAGCCCTATGTAAACGGATTTTGACCACTTGATTACCTCTCAAGATTATATTGGTCAATCTGTTATCATTTTGGGACATGATGAATTTCCAAAAAGGAATTCTGAGAATTTGGTTTTTGTTTGCTTTGATTGGTACTTCACAAGTTTGAATcccgctctgataccatgtagaaaatagaaatgatgaatgtagaaaatagaaatgatgaatttttgatatgtaAATTCTGATCTTTTACAATTGATTGTGttgatatttatatgtacATGTCCAACGGTAGCCTATTCTACTTGGTTGCCTTGGTATTTCTGTCCAAcgtccctttctttttctggaaAAGGTTGGAGCGGCCTTTTCCTGCTACAAGGATGGTTGCTGCCTTTCTTGAGAACCGCTCGCATAGGCTTTTCTCACGTTGTCCGAGGCCATACTTGCTTTATTTCCTCTTCAACAATTCCAAACACATAACACAATGAAAATTCATttctttcatatataaaagagTAAGTAACCAAAAATCTACTTCTAATAACAATGAAAAGATATTATTGATTGAAATTTGCATACCCAGCATGGCTGAGGAGGAAGAATTTGCAGAGAAA
This window harbors:
- the LOC8289044 gene encoding protease Do-like 9, giving the protein MADIRRENGVHIKSRTLNSTSVDNGLPFINNVQTINSNHPPETPPPPVVNAEVVASVGRVAPEMDAVVKVFCVHTEPNYSLPWQRKRQYSSTSSGLVIGGKRILTNAHSVQHYTQVKLKKRGSDTKYLATVLAIGTECDIAMLTVDDDEFWEGVSPVQFGELPALQDAVIVVGYPIGGDTISVTSGVVSRIEILPYAHGSTELLGLQIDAAINSGNSGGPVFNDNAQCVGIAFQSFSHAEAENIGYVIPTPVITHFIQDYEKNGAYTGFPLLGIEWQKMENPDLRMAMGMKHDQKGVRIRRIEPTASEFEVLKPSDIILSFDGVDIANDGTVPFRHGERIGFSYLVSKKYTGDYAAIKVLRNSETLTFDIRLSVHGKIIPPHVQGRPSYYIIGGFVFSAVSVPYLRSEYNNFDEIPVKLMDKLMHSMSQSPDEQLVVVSQVLVADINIGYEDIVNTQVFTFNGKSVKNLKSLANMVECCNDEFLKFELEQDQIVVLRTKTAKAATIDILTTHCIPSAMSHDLKP